One stretch of Rosistilla oblonga DNA includes these proteins:
- a CDS encoding secretin N-terminal domain-containing protein, whose translation MNYATSERQFASVLTNGIKLALLCLIGATTALPQRAAAQQKAFAPAQAQPAARPSGGSRPQPSGKSSGPKDSKDGKPEDKEKGKEEKSDGDAKKGEEAKPPEVVMRPGEPPVPPDPKEFELRPDPDGRIRFRFRNQPWPDFLQWLSDVGGYSLDWQQMPGGYLNLITYRSYTITEARDLVNRLLLDRGYTMLLRGQVLSIVKIDKLDPSMLPRVEDEAELMDLSPYDFAKITFPLPTKLKAEALAADVKSLLSPNGKVQPLVSSNRLLVIDAVANLRDVSRLINAEHAAADSHQVPREFHIRYVRADYVADQVMILLGLDPSSRRSPNELQVEQQRLQLFMQMQQKGKDVTKFLRGDSAPEVFVTVNKRVNSVLVNAPPDVLVKIERTIEQLDVPSGSAGGSLVTGEPGETGGLVEMRRYALVSLKPESVVTALKEIGDLDPRTMLQMDADAKVIFASATVRDHEKISAIIDKLDGSGREIEVIWLKRLPADQAAVTIHNLLIGKKEKDDNRNNYYYRRYGGGDDDDKPESDFRVEADIENNRLLLFANKAELEAVNNLLVKLGELPGDSGNPNTIRVQDSRGAKSTADLIRQLQQLWPATANPIRVEGELPAVEEESESAPSDEGQPTDSAEQDNARTTAVPKRPRVQTAVFARPQVAQGSTGNAAQPPADNEKTAADDAKNTGNEALPPITISIANDGRLILSSQDTAALDALEELMQRLSPPPKKHRVFYLQYALASLVKLNLDEYFEDEKSTDSSDNWMRAWMGMDFKEESKNNGLASRRPVRFIYDIDTNSILVRDATPQQMETIAELIEIYDRAPSEESISARRLKVFKLEYSDANVVAATVKDVFRDLLSSKDKEFAGGGDKEKQSSGSSRTFRIFGGNDDKDSKPTKVKASFEGALSVGVDALSNTIIVSAQEEWLPAIEEIIQYMDQNAKPDTTVVVQSLSVPMDAKSMQTLADLLRPWPGNKKPEGNQPGKQGKEKPNNKQQQPQQNATPQPGNDS comes from the coding sequence ATGAATTACGCGACCTCCGAAAGGCAATTCGCGAGCGTCTTAACGAACGGCATCAAGCTGGCTCTGCTGTGTCTGATCGGTGCGACAACCGCTTTGCCGCAGCGAGCTGCCGCCCAGCAGAAAGCATTCGCTCCCGCGCAGGCTCAACCCGCCGCCCGGCCCTCTGGCGGCTCGCGGCCGCAGCCCTCTGGGAAGTCCAGCGGCCCCAAAGACTCAAAAGATGGTAAACCGGAGGACAAGGAGAAAGGCAAAGAGGAGAAGTCCGACGGCGACGCCAAGAAGGGCGAAGAGGCCAAGCCGCCGGAAGTGGTGATGCGACCGGGCGAACCGCCAGTGCCACCCGATCCGAAAGAGTTCGAACTGCGTCCCGATCCCGATGGGCGGATCCGTTTCCGATTCCGGAACCAGCCTTGGCCCGACTTCTTGCAATGGCTAAGCGATGTCGGCGGTTACAGCCTCGATTGGCAACAGATGCCCGGCGGCTATCTGAACCTGATCACCTACCGCAGCTACACAATCACCGAGGCTCGCGATCTGGTCAATCGGTTGCTGCTGGATCGCGGCTACACGATGCTGCTGCGCGGCCAGGTGCTGTCGATCGTGAAGATCGACAAACTCGACCCCAGCATGTTGCCGCGGGTCGAAGACGAAGCGGAGCTGATGGACCTGTCCCCCTACGATTTTGCCAAGATCACGTTCCCGCTGCCGACCAAACTGAAAGCCGAAGCGTTGGCGGCGGATGTCAAGTCGCTGCTGAGTCCCAACGGCAAGGTGCAGCCATTGGTGTCGTCGAACCGGTTGTTGGTGATCGATGCGGTCGCCAACCTTCGCGATGTCAGTCGATTGATCAACGCCGAACACGCCGCTGCCGATTCGCATCAGGTGCCACGCGAATTTCATATCCGATACGTCCGCGCCGACTATGTCGCCGATCAAGTTATGATCCTGCTGGGCTTGGACCCCTCGTCGCGCCGCAGTCCCAATGAATTGCAAGTCGAACAGCAGCGGTTGCAGTTGTTTATGCAGATGCAGCAGAAGGGAAAAGACGTGACGAAGTTCCTGCGAGGCGACAGTGCCCCGGAGGTTTTTGTGACGGTGAACAAACGGGTCAACAGCGTTCTCGTCAACGCTCCTCCCGACGTGCTGGTGAAAATCGAACGGACGATCGAGCAGTTGGATGTCCCCAGCGGATCGGCTGGCGGCAGCCTGGTCACTGGCGAACCGGGGGAAACCGGTGGCCTTGTCGAGATGCGGCGTTACGCCTTGGTCAGCCTTAAGCCTGAATCGGTCGTGACAGCGCTCAAAGAGATCGGCGACCTCGACCCGCGAACGATGCTGCAGATGGACGCCGATGCGAAAGTCATCTTCGCCAGCGCGACCGTTCGAGATCATGAAAAGATCAGTGCGATCATCGACAAACTGGATGGTTCGGGACGCGAGATCGAAGTCATTTGGCTCAAGCGTCTGCCCGCCGATCAAGCGGCCGTCACGATCCACAATCTGTTGATCGGCAAGAAAGAGAAAGACGATAATCGCAACAACTATTATTACCGGCGCTACGGTGGTGGAGACGATGACGATAAGCCCGAATCGGATTTCCGTGTCGAAGCCGATATCGAAAATAATCGCCTGCTGCTGTTCGCGAACAAAGCCGAACTCGAAGCCGTCAACAACCTGCTGGTCAAGCTGGGCGAGCTGCCGGGGGACAGCGGCAATCCGAACACGATCCGGGTGCAGGATTCTCGGGGAGCGAAATCGACAGCCGATCTGATTCGCCAGTTGCAGCAGTTGTGGCCCGCAACCGCCAATCCGATCCGCGTCGAAGGGGAATTGCCGGCGGTGGAAGAGGAGTCCGAATCGGCACCATCCGACGAAGGTCAGCCTACGGATTCCGCAGAACAAGACAACGCCAGGACGACCGCGGTGCCAAAGCGACCGCGAGTGCAGACCGCTGTTTTTGCGCGACCACAAGTTGCGCAAGGATCGACTGGAAACGCGGCGCAACCGCCCGCCGACAACGAGAAAACGGCCGCTGACGACGCGAAGAATACGGGGAACGAAGCGTTGCCCCCGATCACGATCTCGATCGCCAACGATGGCCGCTTGATCTTGAGTTCTCAAGACACCGCGGCGCTCGACGCTTTGGAAGAGTTGATGCAGCGACTCTCCCCGCCTCCCAAGAAACACCGCGTTTTCTATCTGCAATACGCCTTGGCGTCGCTCGTTAAATTGAACCTCGACGAATACTTCGAGGACGAAAAATCGACCGACAGCAGCGACAATTGGATGCGTGCCTGGATGGGCATGGACTTCAAGGAAGAGTCGAAGAACAACGGTCTGGCCAGTCGTCGTCCCGTCCGGTTCATCTACGACATCGATACCAATTCGATCCTCGTCCGCGATGCCACGCCGCAGCAGATGGAGACGATTGCGGAGTTGATCGAAATCTACGACCGCGCCCCGTCGGAAGAATCGATCAGCGCCCGTCGCTTAAAAGTTTTTAAGCTCGAATACTCCGACGCCAACGTCGTCGCAGCGACGGTAAAAGATGTCTTCCGCGACCTGTTGTCCTCCAAAGATAAAGAGTTTGCCGGTGGCGGCGACAAGGAGAAACAGAGCTCGGGATCGTCGCGGACCTTCCGCATTTTCGGTGGCAACGACGATAAGGACAGTAAGCCGACGAAAGTCAAAGCGTCGTTCGAAGGTGCCTTGTCGGTCGGTGTCGATGCGCTCTCCAACACGATCATCGTTTCGGCGCAAGAGGAGTGGTTGCCCGCGATCGAAGAGATCATCCAATACATGGACCAGAACGCCAAACCCGACACGACCGTCGTGGTTCAATCGTTAAGCGTTCCGATGGATGCCAAGTCGATGCAGACTCTGGCCGACCTGCTGCGTCCCTGGCCTGGAAACAAGAAGCCCGAAGGGAATCAGCCGGGCAAACAGGGGAAGGAAAAGCCGAACAACAAGCAACAGCAGCCCCAACAAAACGCCACGCCGCAACCGGGCAACGATTCCTAA
- a CDS encoding YCF48-related protein: MTANAPIQQTAVTSDPSLAPQHAQPGIAAAWHAQRPSRSPRSVVLVLGLLAAVFAQPQPPQLQAADPPATEKRESLRDDASLRSICFIDAKQGWAVGDRGVIWYTPDGGEHWLAQDSGVGCRLDCVQFIDPQQGWAAGGWYESDTQISRGVLLQTQDGGKSWERLENELPRIRQLQFTSRRTAIAAGDWSPVHLGSVFITYDAGRSWQPVPRSESQAIRSIAMAGGAMLTLDRSGMLFRSDRPEAPADPVFSDRRMHCITATPTEQWTAGRSGAVAFSRDAGLSWRPLNRQATTVDISRYDFQCLASGGNQVWMAGVPGDKIFRKTAQNEIVAVGSGITAPIHDLHFLDDQKGWAACGMGTILHTADGGLTWQTQRGGPRRAAALFVSREARELAWSMIVSNSLEQGYRSMGVIHDRAGERLNDPLQHSADELTMQGFSDVGGCEVLAIQDDADPRAYQAAIDQALQTAQPAVVVLSDDLTAEQRTAWLRVATATPTVERVFHVQRGERGDVVVHPSAILPAAGAVVGEEWGDVLSVLSPGETDVDVMVANRLLDREASVQSIESLLHRLPIGAGGLARRLPPHGSRSQLAGLQPRTRHAEWIKHLIDACSIADDAKSLFSSRLKQLTKQIRPSDRPRFMRGLVLQCHRYGEPALYREALRETAALVPESPIGHWADLMLASIDASEEWTRLPRGLSQTASFANRGQRSSPVAYGSPFEQSSPVILASSNDEQSGRKIRETETPDLTWRQHPISLLSQVGVLGESAGPALLSGLERLSTAPSAGPWQALARDQLAARRGALKPEAIRAPYSPHPPVLDGRLDEAFWGPIDIEVPAPQPRVAYDADYIYIAIPGGFPGNEPSEPAALRQRDADLDDVQRLSLQIDVDRDLLTTYQLEIDRSGCCRDTCNGFAQWQPMWFVKTTDHDGRWNAELAIRRKDLSSLPVAPGDVWFVRLKTLQPNEVADSPISCSPTGWQALAFE; this comes from the coding sequence ATGACTGCAAACGCACCGATTCAACAGACCGCTGTGACTTCGGATCCATCGCTTGCGCCACAGCATGCGCAACCGGGGATCGCCGCCGCTTGGCACGCCCAGCGGCCAAGCCGATCCCCGCGATCGGTTGTTCTTGTTTTAGGGCTGCTGGCTGCAGTTTTTGCACAACCGCAGCCTCCGCAACTGCAGGCCGCCGATCCGCCAGCGACGGAAAAACGGGAGAGCTTGCGCGATGATGCCTCCTTGCGGAGCATCTGTTTCATCGATGCCAAGCAGGGATGGGCTGTCGGGGACCGTGGCGTCATCTGGTATACGCCCGACGGAGGCGAACATTGGTTGGCGCAGGACAGTGGCGTCGGTTGCCGGTTGGACTGTGTGCAGTTTATCGATCCGCAACAGGGCTGGGCTGCGGGCGGTTGGTACGAGAGCGATACGCAGATCAGTCGTGGCGTGTTGCTGCAAACCCAGGACGGCGGCAAATCTTGGGAGCGTCTGGAAAACGAACTGCCTCGTATTCGGCAGCTGCAATTCACCTCGCGGCGGACGGCGATTGCCGCTGGCGATTGGTCGCCGGTCCACTTGGGATCGGTCTTCATCACCTACGACGCCGGCCGTTCGTGGCAACCGGTTCCGCGATCCGAATCCCAAGCGATTCGATCGATCGCGATGGCCGGCGGCGCGATGTTGACGCTGGACCGATCGGGGATGCTGTTTCGCAGCGACCGACCCGAAGCGCCGGCCGATCCGGTCTTCTCCGATCGTCGGATGCATTGCATCACAGCAACGCCAACCGAACAGTGGACGGCAGGTCGATCTGGCGCCGTTGCGTTCAGCCGCGATGCGGGACTCAGCTGGCGACCGCTGAACCGGCAAGCAACAACCGTCGACATCAGCCGCTACGATTTTCAGTGCCTGGCCAGCGGCGGCAACCAGGTTTGGATGGCGGGCGTTCCGGGAGACAAGATCTTTCGCAAGACAGCTCAAAACGAAATCGTTGCCGTCGGCAGCGGGATCACCGCGCCGATCCACGACTTGCACTTCCTGGACGATCAAAAGGGATGGGCCGCGTGTGGAATGGGAACGATCTTGCACACCGCCGACGGCGGCCTGACATGGCAGACGCAGCGTGGCGGACCGCGTCGCGCGGCGGCGTTGTTTGTCAGCCGCGAGGCCCGCGAACTGGCGTGGTCGATGATCGTCTCCAACTCGTTGGAACAAGGCTATCGTTCGATGGGAGTGATCCACGATCGGGCGGGCGAGCGGTTGAACGATCCGCTGCAACATTCCGCCGACGAATTGACGATGCAGGGATTCAGCGATGTCGGCGGATGCGAGGTGCTGGCGATCCAAGACGATGCCGATCCGCGAGCGTATCAAGCCGCGATCGACCAGGCGCTGCAAACGGCTCAGCCGGCAGTGGTGGTTTTGAGCGATGATCTGACCGCCGAACAGCGTACCGCGTGGTTGCGAGTTGCCACGGCAACGCCGACTGTCGAACGCGTCTTTCACGTCCAGCGTGGCGAACGAGGCGACGTGGTTGTGCATCCGTCGGCGATCCTGCCCGCTGCGGGAGCGGTCGTTGGCGAGGAATGGGGCGACGTGCTGTCGGTCCTCTCTCCGGGCGAGACCGACGTCGACGTGATGGTCGCCAACCGCTTGTTGGATCGCGAGGCGAGCGTCCAGTCGATCGAATCGCTGCTGCATCGGTTGCCGATCGGTGCCGGTGGGCTGGCGCGTCGTTTGCCGCCGCATGGCAGCCGATCGCAATTGGCGGGACTGCAACCGCGGACTCGGCACGCCGAATGGATCAAACATTTGATCGACGCCTGTTCGATCGCCGACGATGCGAAAAGTCTATTCTCTTCGCGATTAAAGCAACTAACGAAACAGATCCGCCCGTCGGATCGGCCGCGATTTATGCGTGGTTTGGTCCTGCAATGCCATCGCTACGGCGAACCGGCCCTCTATCGCGAGGCGCTTCGCGAGACGGCGGCGTTGGTTCCCGAGAGTCCAATCGGTCACTGGGCCGATCTGATGTTAGCGTCGATCGATGCCAGCGAGGAATGGACGCGGTTGCCGCGGGGACTCAGCCAAACGGCCAGCTTTGCCAATCGCGGACAACGCTCTTCCCCCGTCGCGTATGGATCTCCTTTCGAGCAATCATCGCCGGTCATATTGGCTAGCAGCAACGACGAGCAGAGCGGACGAAAGATCCGCGAAACCGAAACTCCCGACCTGACCTGGCGTCAGCATCCGATCAGCCTGTTGTCGCAAGTCGGCGTGCTGGGCGAATCAGCTGGTCCGGCACTACTCTCCGGCCTGGAACGATTGTCGACGGCGCCAAGCGCCGGCCCTTGGCAGGCGCTGGCTCGCGACCAACTGGCCGCTCGACGGGGAGCCTTAAAACCCGAAGCGATCCGTGCTCCCTACAGCCCCCATCCGCCCGTATTGGATGGTCGGCTGGACGAAGCGTTCTGGGGGCCTATCGATATCGAGGTCCCCGCGCCGCAACCGCGAGTCGCTTACGATGCCGATTACATTTACATCGCGATCCCAGGCGGTTTCCCCGGCAACGAACCGAGCGAACCGGCGGCGTTGCGTCAGCGCGATGCGGACCTCGATGACGTGCAGCGGTTGAGTTTACAGATCGATGTCGACCGCGACCTGTTGACGACTTACCAGTTGGAGATCGATCGCAGCGGCTGTTGCCGCGATACCTGCAACGGGTTTGCGCAGTGGCAACCGATGTGGTTTGTCAAAACGACAGATCACGACGGACGTTGGAACGCCGAACTGGCGATCCGCCGAAAAGATCTCAGCAGCCTGCCGGTAGCTCCCGGCGATGTCTGGTTCGTGCGTTTGAAAACGTTACAGCCAAACGAAGTCGCCGATTCGCCGATCTCATGCTCGCCCACCGGTTGGCAGGCGTTGGCGTTTGAGTAG
- a CDS encoding fluoride efflux transporter FluC, with protein sequence MFADVLAVAAGGAIGSSLRFLVTLAAATALGLGAAGTIAVNVLGCLLIGGLAEATILGTSMPDRLQLAIRVGLLGGLTTFSTFGYEAVVFAEKDGFGPAAAYVTTNLVLGIGAVCLGIFGIRALYT encoded by the coding sequence ATGTTCGCTGACGTTCTTGCCGTCGCCGCCGGCGGTGCCATCGGTTCCTCCTTGCGATTCCTGGTCACACTGGCCGCCGCAACCGCCTTAGGGCTGGGTGCCGCCGGAACGATCGCCGTTAACGTGCTGGGCTGCCTGTTGATCGGCGGCCTGGCCGAAGCGACGATTCTGGGGACCAGCATGCCCGATCGCCTGCAATTGGCGATTCGCGTGGGGCTTTTGGGTGGCCTGACCACCTTTTCCACTTTCGGCTACGAAGCGGTTGTCTTCGCAGAAAAGGACGGATTCGGACCCGCCGCCGCCTATGTGACCACCAACCTTGTGCTGGGTATCGGAGCGGTTTGCCTGGGGATTTTTGGCATCCGAGCCCTCTACACCTGA
- the ilvB gene encoding biosynthetic-type acetolactate synthase large subunit, whose protein sequence is MSTASTKSESQLMTGADILVKSLVDHGVDVLFAYPGGCSMPMHQSLTKFGTEVRTILPRHEQGGGFAAQGYARSTGRVGVVMATSGPGATNLVTALADAKLDSIPMVAITGQVPTGVIGTDAFQETPIVEVCRGITKHHYLVTDLKDLPRVMKEAFHIATTGRPGPVLVDMPKDVQMASISVEEDVEMNLPGYFAEAPKVAPEKVRQIAAAIKMAKRPMIYAGGGIIAAGASPQLRELVRKTGIPTTMTVMGLSSFPNQDELSMDMLGMHGSAYANYAVRDCDLLIALGVRFDDRVTGKLAEFAKHAKIIHVDIDASELNKNKPVHIPVNADVADTLNELLKIVEAPTDISQWVADCKALKAKYPFKYDESFDGILQQHAIRTLSNLTKDRDTYVSVGVGQHQMWAAQFFQFNKPRTWACSSGLGTMGFGLPAAMGVQAANPDALVIDIDGDGSFQMNIQELATCFCEKLPVKVLLLNNQHLGMVVQWEDRFNERNRAHTYLGPIDHEEARGKSNVDRFAYAQKRYPDFVGIAKGYGCGAATVSKKCDLEGALLEMINYDGPYLLDVEVPYQEHVLPMIPTQHTVDDMILE, encoded by the coding sequence ATGAGTACAGCTAGCACCAAATCCGAATCACAGCTGATGACAGGTGCGGATATCCTAGTCAAATCGCTGGTGGATCATGGTGTCGACGTCCTGTTCGCCTATCCCGGCGGGTGCAGCATGCCGATGCATCAATCGCTGACGAAATTCGGGACCGAAGTTCGCACAATTCTGCCGCGACACGAGCAGGGTGGCGGTTTTGCAGCTCAAGGTTACGCCCGCAGCACCGGCCGCGTCGGAGTTGTGATGGCGACCAGCGGTCCCGGAGCGACCAACTTGGTCACCGCGCTTGCCGATGCAAAGCTCGACAGCATTCCGATGGTTGCGATCACCGGCCAGGTTCCGACCGGCGTGATCGGCACCGACGCATTCCAAGAGACTCCGATCGTCGAAGTCTGCCGCGGAATCACCAAGCATCATTATTTGGTCACCGATCTGAAAGATCTGCCTCGCGTGATGAAAGAGGCGTTCCATATCGCGACCACCGGCCGTCCGGGCCCCGTTTTGGTCGACATGCCTAAAGACGTTCAAATGGCGTCGATCAGCGTCGAAGAAGACGTAGAGATGAATCTGCCCGGCTATTTTGCCGAAGCACCAAAGGTTGCTCCCGAAAAGGTGCGCCAAATCGCTGCGGCGATCAAAATGGCCAAGCGACCGATGATCTACGCCGGTGGCGGCATAATCGCTGCAGGTGCTAGCCCTCAGTTGCGCGAACTGGTTCGCAAAACCGGGATCCCAACCACGATGACCGTGATGGGACTCAGTTCGTTCCCGAACCAGGACGAACTGTCGATGGACATGTTGGGCATGCACGGATCGGCTTACGCCAACTATGCCGTTCGCGATTGCGATCTGTTGATCGCGTTGGGCGTTCGTTTCGACGATCGCGTGACCGGCAAACTGGCCGAATTCGCCAAGCACGCCAAGATCATTCACGTCGACATCGACGCTTCGGAATTGAACAAGAACAAACCGGTTCACATCCCAGTCAACGCGGACGTTGCCGATACGCTGAACGAACTGCTGAAGATCGTCGAAGCACCCACCGACATCAGCCAATGGGTCGCCGACTGTAAGGCCCTGAAAGCCAAGTATCCTTTCAAATACGACGAATCGTTTGACGGCATTCTGCAACAGCATGCCATCCGCACGCTGTCGAACCTGACCAAAGACCGCGACACCTATGTCTCGGTGGGCGTTGGGCAGCACCAGATGTGGGCGGCTCAGTTCTTCCAGTTCAACAAGCCGCGAACTTGGGCTTGCAGCAGCGGATTGGGAACGATGGGCTTCGGTCTGCCAGCGGCGATGGGAGTTCAAGCGGCAAACCCCGACGCGTTGGTGATCGACATCGATGGCGACGGCAGTTTCCAGATGAACATCCAGGAACTGGCGACCTGTTTCTGCGAAAAGCTGCCCGTGAAGGTCCTGTTGCTGAACAATCAGCACCTGGGAATGGTGGTTCAGTGGGAGGATCGCTTCAACGAACGCAACCGCGCCCACACCTACTTGGGCCCGATCGATCACGAAGAAGCTCGCGGTAAGAGCAACGTCGATCGCTTCGCTTACGCTCAGAAGCGTTATCCCGATTTCGTCGGGATCGCCAAGGGATACGGCTGCGGTGCGGCGACGGTCAGCAAAAAGTGCGACCTCGAAGGAGCCCTCTTGGAAATGATCAACTACGACGGTCCTTATCTGTTGGATGTCGAAGTTCCTTACCAAGAGCACGTGTTGCCGATGATCCCGACGCAGCACACCGTCGACGACATGATCTTGGAATAA
- the lepB gene encoding signal peptidase I: protein MNAALSKKKRSARDSETADAKPNQSFRETVESIVVAIILALLFRAFVAEAFVIPTGSMAPTLMGTHKDIYCPHCGENYRTGASLELPDRNTGMVVVGTICPNCRSETPLDLEGNPNDATFSGDRILVSKFSYAFGKPERFDVGVFKNPGNAKQNYIKRIVGLPNETVRITNGDLYIRPDGSQDFKIARKQQLSKLLSMSHLVHDSAHQAKELLDARWPLRWQPWDEGATSPPEDSWKTRADTGGMTAKLDAGQSETRWLRYYHDWPGTDAWDKARNGIKLDNARPYRVLPITDFYAYNGYLTVPRWKVYDEQGQFLSSYRSGQSLSQFGDVQQGAYSRMGAHWVGDLLMEIDIETEPGEGALDLMLVRAGVEYRCTIDLTSGDATLKIVDGDKQHPFDPPVGKASDDPTALQSPVGQTTARAGDRIDIRFSNYDDELRLWIDGDEVLFDRPTTYDSRSYRTREEDRPYWTAENPLDGAPLAIGVSGVAATLNHVRVLRDKYYIALPKQSRYGSAFNDYSSDHGVANDPRSVGRILGNPEDWGTTKLWAARRSQEYTMDEGQYFPLGDNSPESADARGWTGKHFVPRDLLVGKAVFVFWPHPWNTPVPFTPNFRRMKLIH, encoded by the coding sequence ATGAATGCAGCATTGAGTAAGAAGAAGCGATCGGCTCGCGACAGCGAGACCGCCGATGCGAAACCAAATCAATCGTTTCGCGAGACGGTAGAATCGATCGTCGTGGCGATCATCTTGGCGCTGCTGTTCCGCGCGTTTGTCGCCGAAGCCTTCGTGATTCCGACAGGTTCGATGGCCCCGACGTTGATGGGGACGCACAAGGATATCTATTGCCCGCACTGCGGTGAGAATTATCGCACCGGGGCGAGTCTCGAGCTGCCCGACCGCAACACCGGCATGGTGGTTGTTGGCACGATCTGTCCCAATTGTCGATCCGAAACGCCACTGGATCTTGAGGGGAACCCAAACGACGCGACCTTCTCGGGCGACCGAATTTTGGTCAGCAAGTTTTCGTATGCGTTTGGCAAACCCGAACGCTTCGACGTCGGCGTCTTCAAGAATCCTGGCAACGCCAAACAGAATTACATCAAACGGATCGTGGGGCTGCCCAACGAAACCGTCCGGATCACCAACGGCGATCTCTACATCCGCCCCGATGGATCGCAAGATTTCAAGATCGCTCGCAAGCAACAACTCTCCAAGCTGTTGTCGATGAGCCACCTGGTCCACGACTCGGCGCACCAGGCGAAAGAATTGTTGGACGCGCGATGGCCGCTGCGTTGGCAACCCTGGGACGAGGGAGCGACTTCGCCGCCGGAGGACTCTTGGAAGACGCGAGCCGACACCGGCGGGATGACAGCCAAGCTGGACGCCGGCCAATCCGAGACGCGTTGGCTGCGGTACTATCACGACTGGCCCGGCACCGATGCGTGGGACAAAGCCCGCAACGGGATCAAACTGGATAACGCCCGCCCCTACCGCGTGCTGCCGATCACCGACTTCTACGCCTACAACGGCTACCTGACCGTGCCGCGTTGGAAGGTCTACGACGAACAGGGCCAGTTCCTCAGCTCGTATCGTTCGGGGCAGAGTCTTTCGCAGTTTGGCGATGTGCAACAGGGAGCCTACAGTCGGATGGGCGCCCACTGGGTTGGCGATCTGTTGATGGAGATCGACATCGAAACCGAACCGGGTGAAGGTGCTCTCGATCTAATGTTGGTCCGCGCGGGCGTCGAGTATCGCTGCACGATCGACCTCACCTCCGGCGACGCGACGCTGAAAATTGTCGACGGCGACAAACAGCATCCCTTCGATCCGCCAGTCGGAAAGGCCAGCGACGATCCAACGGCGCTGCAGTCACCCGTCGGACAGACGACAGCGCGCGCGGGAGATCGGATCGATATTCGCTTCAGCAATTACGACGACGAACTGCGGCTATGGATCGATGGCGACGAGGTCCTTTTCGATCGGCCAACGACCTACGACAGCCGCAGCTATCGAACGCGGGAAGAGGATCGCCCGTATTGGACCGCCGAAAATCCATTGGATGGTGCTCCGTTGGCGATCGGCGTCTCGGGCGTCGCCGCGACGCTGAACCATGTTCGCGTGTTGCGCGACAAATATTACATCGCGTTGCCAAAGCAATCGCGTTACGGCAGTGCGTTTAATGATTACTCAAGCGATCACGGCGTCGCCAACGACCCGCGCAGCGTAGGCCGCATCTTGGGAAATCCCGAGGACTGGGGCACGACCAAGCTGTGGGCCGCTCGCCGTTCGCAAGAATACACGATGGACGAAGGACAATATTTCCCCTTGGGCGACAACAGTCCCGAGAGTGCCGATGCCCGGGGCTGGACCGGCAAGCACTTTGTTCCTCGCGACTTGTTGGTTGGCAAAGCGGTCTTCGTCTTCTGGCCTCACCCCTGGAATACGCCGGTCCCCTTCACGCCTAACTTTCGCCGCATGAAATTGATCCATTGA
- the lptB gene encoding LPS export ABC transporter ATP-binding protein, translating to MSLAILEAIDLHKTYGRRKVVDGVNLHVNEAEIVGLLGPNGAGKSTSFKMICGMVDPDRGRVCLGGEEVTDWPMFRRARDGGMGYLPQDSSVFKKLTVEQNILALLELLGHNRKQRQARCEELLTEFSITHIRKSRGGKLSGGERRRLEIARCLVSNPRIILLDEPFAGIDPITVQSIQGVIHQLRDSGIAVLITDHAAREILSTVDRCYVIAKGQVLVDGTPDVVKRHPQVQAEYLGDLDAAESHGQSSQTLRHDSPAPAAAAPPASSGLFKSSAPRRRTDV from the coding sequence ATGTCACTAGCGATTCTCGAAGCGATCGATCTTCATAAAACGTATGGTCGCCGCAAAGTCGTCGACGGTGTGAACCTGCACGTCAACGAAGCGGAGATCGTTGGCCTGCTGGGCCCCAACGGTGCCGGTAAATCGACAAGTTTTAAGATGATCTGCGGGATGGTCGATCCCGATCGAGGTCGTGTCTGCCTGGGCGGCGAAGAGGTCACCGATTGGCCGATGTTTCGCCGCGCCCGCGACGGCGGGATGGGCTATCTGCCGCAGGACTCCAGCGTTTTCAAGAAGCTGACAGTCGAACAGAACATCCTGGCGCTGTTGGAATTACTGGGGCACAACCGCAAGCAACGGCAGGCCCGTTGTGAGGAACTGCTGACCGAATTCAGCATCACCCACATTCGCAAATCGCGTGGCGGAAAACTCAGCGGTGGCGAACGCCGCCGACTGGAGATCGCCCGCTGTCTCGTATCCAACCCGCGGATCATCCTACTGGACGAACCGTTTGCCGGTATCGATCCGATCACCGTGCAATCGATTCAAGGCGTGATCCACCAGTTGCGAGATTCGGGGATCGCCGTCTTGATCACCGACCACGCGGCCCGCGAGATCTTGAGTACCGTCGACCGATGTTACGTGATCGCCAAAGGCCAAGTGTTGGTCGATGGAACACCCGACGTCGTCAAGCGCCACCCGCAGGTGCAAGCCGAATATCTGGGCGACTTGGACGCCGCCGAATCGCATGGCCAAAGCAGCCAAACCCTGCGACACGATTCCCCCGCCCCAGCCGCCGCCGCTCCTCCCGCTAGCTCGGGACTGTTCAAATCCTCCGCCCCCCGCCGCCGCACCGACGTCTAG